Part of the Sulfitobacter donghicola DSW-25 = KCTC 12864 = JCM 14565 genome, TCTATCCTACGTTGAGGAAAGGGCGGCGGGTGCAAAACTGCAATCCCGCCGCCCCATGCTGCTAATCCCGCTAATCTGCTAATCCGTTAGACTGTTGGCCTAACGATCCGGTAAGCCTTCTTTCTGGCTTTCCCTCGCACCATTGTGTCCGGTTCTAGTGGTGCAAGCCAGCCTGCTTCGACAAGCGTGCCGATTGTTTTGTTCGCCGTTGGCCTTTCACGCAAGCTGTTAGGGCCAAGCTGCACCACTTCGCTAGGCAGGATCTCAGAGTGCTGCCACTTATCCAGCAACCAAACCCGCAAGAGTTCTGCTTTGGCTGTTTCTGCGGATATGATCGCCGCATCTTTCAGCCGCAAAGCTTCATTCAAGTGGAACTCTGCTAGATCCACGGCGTGTGCCATTGTCTGGGCTTCTATCTGCTTTGCTTCGAGATCAGGCCAAAGCGTTAGAACTGCCGCGATCCTAGCCGCTTGTTCGGCTGTTTTTGAGGCATAGCCCGTTACACTAGAATATTTGCCGCCATCACCCATAGCGGTTTCAACTTGATCAGAGAATTGAATCAACACTTCACGGGCTTGTTCCGACAATGGCAGAACACGGGGTGTGAGTGCGCGGGTGTGTTCATCCATAGGCAAAGGTGTTTTCAGGATGGATGTTAGACGGCTTGAGAAAGCGCCCAGCGCGGCTGGGTTCGAGCGAGTATTTGCATGTATCCTTGTTCCAATGGTGCTTGGGGGTTCGGTTATCAAGAAACGCGGTAAAAACCCTGTTTCCGCTGTCATAGGGTCGGCCATGAAGTCTCGCAACACAACTGGCTGCGCCATTAGGTGAATGGCAAGCCTGCGCCCATAAAGCACGCTAGACCCTTCGCCAGCGCGTGTGCGCTGAATGGGGTTGCCTTGCCATAGGTCATTAAGAGCCGCCAAGGTTTTCAGCCTTTGATCTTTAGACATAGCAAAGCCGCCAAGGAATTGCCCTCCTTCGTCCGAGAACAAGCCTAGGCTTGGTTGTCCCTCTGCAAGCTTGCGCACTAGCCCTTCATAGGTGGGTTCTGACACTGTGCGGTCTGTAGACGGTGGGGGCGTGGGTTCTGGTCCAAGTGCTTCTAGATCCGCTTGTGCCGCCGCCGCTTTGTCCTTCCCTTTGCCAGCTTCTTGAATACACTTTTTGTGCTGAGCTTCCCAAATGGCTTTTGCGTTTTTGTATTGATCCACTTCAAGGCGCTGAGTGTCTGCTTGTTCTTGCTCAAAGATCCGCACAGCTTCCATCAAGGGCGCGTCACAACTTGATTTACGTTCACCTGAAAGTGCTATTGTGAGGCAGTAGAGTGATATTGCTCTGGGGCCGCCCAAGGTTTCGACATTGGCAAACCCCTGCACGCCTAGAGAGGCAATGGATATAGCGGATTGAGCGGCAATAGCGATAGGTGCTTGGCTTTGACCTTGCACCGCTTCTACCGCGTCTCTGAGCGGTCCCAATGCGTGAATAGGATACGGTTCACCTTCGGGGATTTTTCGCAAAAGCGGTTGTGGCCCTTCGGCCTTGAATGGTGTTGGGGTGATTGCGTTCATGCTGCACCGCCTTTCATGTTCAAATAATCATTCCAATCTTGTCCTCGTGGGGCGGGAAGTAGAGACACGTCCCAGCCCAGTGCGCTTGCCCTGTGTGCAAGTGCCTGTGCCGCCTTTAACCCTGCGCCGTTGTCGTCACTGTCAGAGG contains:
- a CDS encoding YfjI family protein; translated protein: MNAITPTPFKAEGPQPLLRKIPEGEPYPIHALGPLRDAVEAVQGQSQAPIAIAAQSAISIASLGVQGFANVETLGGPRAISLYCLTIALSGERKSSCDAPLMEAVRIFEQEQADTQRLEVDQYKNAKAIWEAQHKKCIQEAGKGKDKAAAAQADLEALGPEPTPPPSTDRTVSEPTYEGLVRKLAEGQPSLGLFSDEGGQFLGGFAMSKDQRLKTLAALNDLWQGNPIQRTRAGEGSSVLYGRRLAIHLMAQPVVLRDFMADPMTAETGFLPRFLITEPPSTIGTRIHANTRSNPAALGAFSSRLTSILKTPLPMDEHTRALTPRVLPLSEQAREVLIQFSDQVETAMGDGGKYSSVTGYASKTAEQAARIAAVLTLWPDLEAKQIEAQTMAHAVDLAEFHLNEALRLKDAAIISAETAKAELLRVWLLDKWQHSEILPSEVVQLGPNSLRERPTANKTIGTLVEAGWLAPLEPDTMVRGKARKKAYRIVRPTV